DNA from Helicobacter pylori:
AATAAGATTGCCCCTAGCCACTAAATCTTTATTTTTCCCCGTGCCGCTAGGCGTTTTAGCCGAAGTCGCTTCCGCATAAGGCGGGTTGATGTAAATAATGAGCTTTTTTCGTTTCTCTTCATCTTTTAAGATTTCTTGCAAGCTTTTTGGCAACTTATCGCTGAAAAAATCATCGTTTAAAAAGTCAAATTGGAAAACCTGATTTTCCAGCAGCTTTAAGTGGTTTTTACTAGCCAGATCTTTAATAATCGCCACATCGTTATGATCCAAAGTGGACAGATACAAATTCGCTTTATTCCATAAACCCCTAAGCAAATTCCCAGTCCCCCCAGCGCAATCCCAAATGATATAATCGTCTTGATAATCTTGCCCCAAAGCTTTAGCTAAATATTCTTGGCTTTTTTCTACCCAAATTTTAGGGGTAAAATACGCCCCCTTCCTTTCCCTCACATCGCTTGGCACTAATAAATCGCGCCGCTCTAAAATAAAAGTTTGAAACTCTAATTGAGGAGGCCTTTCATAAACGCTCCAAAATTCTTTATGGGCTTGTTGATCGTCTTTGAAACCAACTTCCATAAAATCTATTTTACCCAACTCATTCACACCCCTTTTCAATTTATAATAGCTAGAGCTTAAAATCGTTTGTAATTTCTCAATAATGGTTTTATCGCCATCGCTAAGCAAATCCGCTAAATAATAATCCGCATCTAAAATGCCTTTAGCTTTAGCCACCTCCCAATTGATGTCAATGGTGGGTTTGACAGCTTCAAACCACTTTTGATAGATTGTAAAGAAATTGTTTTTATCAATTTGGATTTTGTTGAGCAAATGGCTAGAGTTTAAATAGTTTTTGATAAATTCTTTGCATTCTTCGCTTTGGGTTTTAAAGTCAAAAACCAATTTATGGGGTTTGCACATGGCTTTAAACGCGTCTAAAGCGTGTTTAAAACCCTCTGTGTTGTGGTTGCTTGGGGGGATAGAAAAATTTATATCGCTTTTATAAAAAAAGCTTGTGATCGTGTCATTAAAGGCGATAAATTCCATTTTAAAAGCGTTAAAAGCGCACAAATAGGGTGGCGTGTGGTGGGTATAGAGCTTGTGCCTGCCTATGGTTAAAAGCAGTTGCGTGAAGGCTTTGTCCAAATCGTCAAAATCGCCCCTTTTAGCTTCGCCCCATAAAATGGGTAAGGTGGCATTAGGGTGCTGATAGCTTAGCATGAAATCTATCTTATCCCCGCTATAACGGAATTTTTTATCCTTAAAAAACTCGGCTCTGATTTGGTTTTTTAAGGGTTCTTCATTAAGGTTGCTGAAATCTAAAGGCATTTCAAAACACCACCGTTTTATTTTCATGCACAAACACCCTGTCTTCTAAAACGAGTTTTAAAGCCCTAGCCAAAACCAGTTTTTCTATATCCTTACCCGCTAGGCGCATTTTTTCCACGCTGTAATTGTGGTTAATGGGCAGAGTGTCTTGTAAGATAATTGGCCCGGCATCAAGGCTTTCATTCACAAAATGCGCCGTGGCTCCGATGACTTTCACGCCCCTTTCAAACGCTTGCTGGTAAGGGTTAGCCCCAATGAATGCGGGCAAGAAACTATGATGGATATTGAGAATCTGATTTTCATAGCGCTTCGTAAAATCATGGCTTAAAATGCGCATGTATTTGGCTAAAACGAGCAGATCCGCACTGACTTTGTGCTGTAATTCCAAGTCTTTAATGGTTGCTAAAATCTCTTTTTCATGCAAAATTTGATCAACACAAGGCGCGTAAAAATAAGGGATGTCAAATTTTTCCACTAAAGGGCGTAAAACCTCGTGATTAGAAATAACGCCTAAAATTTGAGCGTTCAATTCCCCCCCATACACCCTTAAAAGCAAATCCCCCAAGCAATGGCTCTCTTTAGTGGCGAGTAAAATGATGTTTTTTTTATGCGTTAAAATGACTTCAATCAATAGCTCGTTAAAGTTTTCTAAGGCTTTAAAAAGAGCGGTTTTTAAGGATCGTTCTTCTTGCTCTTTAATTTCAGTATTCAAGGGCTTCATTTCTTTTTGGATTTTTAGCCGCATGAAAAAGCGCTGCTTTAAGGGATCAACAAATTCATCGTTTTTAACGATGTTATAGCCCTTGTTAGCGATCGTGGTGCTAATGGCACTCACCAGGCCTTTAGCGTCTCTAGCTTGAATTTTTAAAATAAATTCTAACATCTTCATCTCATCAATAATTGATAACCAAATGCTTGCGTGATGATGCTTGTAACCGATTGCGTGGCTTTTTCAATGAAGCGCTCCATAGGGCTTTTTTCTAGCCAATAGGCTTTTTTAACCTTACTCAATTCCATTAAGCGATCTTGGGCTTGCTTAATCGTGCTGATTTTATCAATGAGTTTTAATTTTAGAGCCTTTTGAGCGCTAAAAACCTTCCCTTCAGCAAAATCCTTATAATCCTTAGCGTTTAATTTTCTGGCTTTAGCGACATCATTTACAAACATTTGGTATTGCTCATTGACTAAATTTTGCAAAAATTGTTTTTCGTTAGGCTTCCATGCTCTGGTGAAAGTGCCTATTTCTTTGTATTCGCCCGCATGCACGCCTTGAGTGGCTACGCCGACTTTATTGAGCAAATTTTCCACATTCGCGCTAGAAAAAATCACCCCAATCGATCCGATCAAACTCGCTTTAGAGGCATAAACTTCGCTCGCTTGCATGCCCGCATAATAGCTCCCGCTCGCCATAACCCCCCTAGCATACGCTAAAACGGGCATTTTTTGCTTCAAATCAGCGATTTTTTCGCTCAATTCCACGCTCGCTGACACAGCCCCACCAGGAGAATCAATCAAAAGCAAAACGCCCTTAATGCTAGGGGTTTTTAGGATTTTATCCACTTCTTTGTCAAAATCCTCGGCGCTAAAAATCGCCCCATTTAAATAGAGTTTAGCGAGATTGGGCGGTTCGCTTGGCGCGCTTTCTTTAGCGCTAAAAAAGACTAACACAATCAACAACAGCACAAACGACTTGAAATACTTCGTGATAAAATCTAAAGGCGCGATCACTAAAGCCTTAAAGATTTTTTGAATGAAACTCCACATGCAGCTTTTCCTAAACTTAATATTTGACCATAAGAGTGTATTATACTTCAAATGTTTTAAGGATTAAATCATGGCGTGTAAATTTTGCCCTAAGATCAGAAAAACAGACTGGATTTTTATTTTAATCGCCGCTTTAGGCTTTTATTCAGTCAATAAGCTAGGGTATGTGCCCAAATTCAACGCCCCTATTTCAAAATCTTCACGCCCTCTTTCACGCCCTATTGAAAAGCCTAACAATATGACCGAAGAAGAAAGGAAAAAGCGTTTTATGGAGTTGCAAAAAGCATGCTTACTCCATAAAGACAAAAAGGCATGCGAAGAGGTTTTTTAGATTGTTTTTGTTGGTTTTTTGCACTTTTAATATCATTTGGCTTGCAAGTTTTTACGCTCTTTTTGTTTGCAAAAAGGCTTTTTTTAGCGGTGGTTTTTAGCTATTCTAACAACCCCCAACACCCCAAAATTCAAGTGCTCTTAAGCTAAGTCTAAGTCTACTATAATCAAAAGATTTTAAAGAAAACTTAAATTGTATTTATATTTGAGAATTTGATAAAAATATTAAAGAAAAATATATCATGGAAGCCTTTGTGGTTGATTTAGATAGTAGTGAAAATCAAATTATGTTAAAACCCAGCACACCCCCTTTTAGCAACCAAGCCCATCAAGTTAGTGAAGTGGCTAAAAAGATTCACGAACTCATTAAAAACGCCCCATATTCTAACGATGACATCGTTTTAAATCGCAATGAAATTAAGGAAGCCTTTTTTAATCCCTTCAAACCGCAGTTAAAAAACGCTCAAGTGTTCCTCTCGCATTCGCATGCAGACAGAAATAAGGCTTTAGAGGTTAAAGACTATTTGGAAAGCAAGACAAAACGCAAAGTGTTTATCGATTCGCTTTTTTGGGATTATAAAGACGATGTCTTAAACAAATTAGCAAAATACGATGATATAAGCAAGATTGAAGACGCTTTCACGCTCATTCTCAGAGAATCTTTACAAGATATGATTGAAAAATGCCCTTATTTTGTGTTTTTACAAAGCAAGAACAGCGTTTCCAATCAAGGGCTATCACGCATCACTTATTCCGCATGGATTTATGAAGAGTTGAAAATCGCTCATTCTATTAGCGCTATTAGCGAGAGTCGCCTAATTCCAATGATGGAAAGCATGCAAGTCTTTCACGACATATCGCCATTTTTAAAAAGTTTTGAGACCATAACCCTTAAAAAACTATCACAACAAATCAATTCGTAGGAACAAGCATGTTTTTTAAAACTTATCAAAAATTACTAAGTGCAAGCTGTTTGGCGTTGTATTTAGTGGGCTGTGGGAATGGTGGTGGCGGTGAATCGCCGGTTGAGATGATTGCAAATAGCGAGGGTACATTTCAAATCGACTCCAAAGCAGATAGAGTTACTATTCAAGGCGTGAAGCTTAATAGATGTAATTGTGCTGTCAATTTTGTTTCAATAGGAGAGGGTGATTTATTTATAGCTGCTTTAATTTTAGGTCAAGTTACTCCAATCTCTATACAGGATTTTAAAGATATGGCAAGCTTTTATAAAGGACTTAACAACAAAGAAAGGTTGGCAAACATGGAGAATAAAATTTCTCAATTAGAGCAAAAGGGTGTGATGATGGAGCCTCAAGCCCTTAAATTTGGGGAAAAAATAAAGGGATTTTCTCAAGGGTGCGATATTATAGAAGCAGAAATACAAACCGACAAAGGTGCTTGGACTTTTAATTTTAACAGATAAATATCAAACATGGAAAATACCCCGAAAGACAGAGCAAAAATCCTTATAGAAGAGCTTAAAATCTTGCAAGGCGTTATCAACAGGATGGCGCAAAATTCTTTAGAGTGCAAAAAATGGACACTCGCTCTTGTTGTTGGGGTTTTATCCCTCAAAATAGAAGCGACTTCTAATCTTTATGGGCTATGCGTTTTGGGGGTGTTGTTAGCATGTTTTTATCTTTTAGACGCTTATTATCTCATGCAAGAAAGGCTGTTTAGGGAGCAATACCAATGGCTAATAAAAAACCGACTTAAAACCGATGAAAGGCTGTTTGAAGTCCTTCCTGCTCATCAAACTTGCCGGTGCGTGCTATACTTATGCGCCATGTTTTCGTTTAGCCTTTTCCCTTATTGGGTGTTAGGTTTGTGTTTGGTGGGCTATGGTTTTTATTGTTAATTCTTGTTTCAATGAAGCGTTGGTTATCAAGAGCTTGATTTTAATCAAATGATGAGACTAAATGCATTCAATCATGATCAGATTAAACCCACCCACCCCAACCACCAGCAAGAAATCAAAAACAAGCAAATCAAAAGCAAGAAACAAAACAAGCAAGAAATGAAGGATAAGATAAAGATAAGGCTTAAGAAAATAAAACCCAACGACCAAACCCCACTAAACCCTCTTAAAAATAACGAACCCACTAAATGTTAAGAAGCAAGAAAAACTAAAAACATGAAACCAAACATTAAAACATAAGAATTAAAACGCAATAAGTAAGGAATAAGAAATTAAAACCCAAGAAGTAACAAGTAAAACTCCAACACAACAACCACAAACCATAAGCAGTAAAAACCTTAAGAACACAAAGGAACAAGAAGCAAAAAGTCCAAACATAAGAATTAAGAAAGTCCAACACTAAAACCAACACTCAAACAAAAGAAATGAGATTTAAGAAAAATAAAACACAAACACGAAACACAATCAAATCAAAATCAAACTAAATAAAAAGTAAGAAGCAAAAACCATAAGCAGTAAGAAACCAAAATCAAGCAAGCAAAAGACAAGGTGAAACAACAAACTAAGATTATAAGCAGTAAAAAACCTTAAGAACACAAAGGAACAAGAAGCAAAACACCAAAACTAAAACTTTAATATTAAAGCGTAAAAAACAAAAAGTTAAACATAAGAATTAAAACACAACAAGTAAAAAATAAGAATGGAAAAAAACAAGAAGTAAGATTTAAGAAATCCAATACAAATAAGCAAGAAATATTAAAAACAAACAAGAATTAAAAAGTTTAAGCAAAAATCAAATAAAAAACAAGATTTAAAAAAGAAAGAATAAGCTCAATCTTTCAAAACTAAGCAACAAGAAGTCCTTTTGTCAGGTAATACTCTTTGGCTTTTAACAAGCGAATGTTAAAAGCTTTTCTCTAGAAAGGAGGTGATCCAACCGCAGGTTCACCTACGGTTACCTTGTTACGACTTCACCCCAGTCGCTGTGTGTGCCGTGGGCAGTAGCTAGTTTAGCATCCTGACTTAAGGCAAACACAACTCCCATGGTGTGACGGGCGGTGAGTACAAGACCCGGGAACGTATTCACCGCAACATGGCTGATTTGCGATTACTAGCGATTCCAGCTTCATGCAGGCGAGTTGCAGCCTACAATCCGAACTGAGAGGCGTTTTGAAGATTGGCTCCACTTCGCAGTATTGCTTCTCTTTGTGCACCCCATTGTAGCACGTGTGTAGCCCTAGGCGTAAGGGCCATGATGACTTGACGTCGTCCCCACCTTCCTCCTCCTTACGGAGGCAGTATCCTTAGAGTTCTCAGCATGACCTGTTAGCAACTAAGAAAGGGGGTTGCGCTCGTTGCGGGACTTAACCCAACATCTCACGACACGAGCTGACGACAGCCGTGCAGCACCTGTTTTCAAGGTCTAGCAAGCTAGACACTCCACTATTTCTAGCGGATTCTCTCAATGTCAAGCCTAGGTAAGGTTCTTCGTGTATCTTCGAATTAAACCACATGCTCCACCGCTTGTGCGGGTCCCCGTCTATTCCTTTGAGTTTTAATCTTGCGACCGTACTCCCCAGGCGGGATGCTTAATGCGTTAGCTGCATTACTGGAGAGACTAAGCCCTCCAACAACTAGCATCCATCGTTTAGGGCGTGGACTACCAGGGTATCTAATCCTGTTTGCTCCCCACGCTTTCGCGCAATCAGCGTCAGTAATGTTCCAGCAGGTCGCCTTCGCAATGAGTATTCCTCTTGATCTCTACGGATTTTACCCCTACACCAAGAATTCCACCTACCTCTCCCACACTCTAGAATAGTAGTTTCAAATGCAGTTCTATGGTTAAGCCATAGGATTTCACACCTGACTGACTATCCCGCCTACGCGCTCTTTACGCCCAGTGATTCCGAGTAACGCTTGCACCCTCCGTATTACCGCGGCTGCTGGCACGGAGTTAGCCGGTGCTTATTCGTTAGATACCGTCATTATCTTCTCTAACAAAAGGAGTTTACAATCCTAAAACCTTCATCCTCCACGCGGCGTTGCTGCTTCAGGGTTTCCCCCATTGAGCAATATTCCCTACTGCTGCCTCCCGTAGGAGTCTGGACCGTGTCTCAGTTCCAGTGTGTCCGTTCACCCTCTCAGGCCGGATACCCGTCATAGCCTTGGTAAGCCATTACCTTACCAACAAGCTGATAGGACATAGGCTGATCTCTTAGCGATAAATCTTTCCCCCGTAGGGAGTATCTGGTATTAATCATCGTTTCCAATGGCTATCCCAAACTAAGAGGCACATGACCTATGCGTTACTCACCCGTGCGCCACTAATCCACTTCTAGCAAGCTAGAAGCTTCATCGTTCGACTTGCATGTATTAGGCACGCCGCCAGCGTTCACTCTGAGCCAGGATCAAACTCTCCATAAAAGTGTTTGTCCTAAAGCTCTTTTTGTTTTTTGATAGGCTGTTGCTATTCCTAACAACAGCTTTAGCGTATCACAAGAACTCGTTTTATACTTTATTGAATAAAACGGGTTGTGTTCTTAAGTATTACAACAACAAAACAGAAAGAAACTTTTTAAAAAGGTTTAGCCAAACGCTAACCTTAAAATACTCTCATGCCATTCAATCATCAATCATAATCATATAATCATCATAATCAATGAAATCAATTGGCAGGTTGGATAAGCATTCCTTATCAAAGAATGGGAGTTATAAAAACCCTCACTCTATTTGACAAGTCATTACTTATTGCTTTAGAATATCCCTTTAAAAAGAACTTCTATCAATTTGCTTAGTTTTCAAAGATCGTTTGCTTTAAACAGCTATCCTTGTAAGATATCAAGCGGCTTTTTAAAAGCCCTTGCTGAAACAAGGAAATGAAAGTATAGTCATATAAAGCTTAAGGTTTGCTTAAATTATAAAAATTTTTGACAGAGTAAGTTAAAATTTTAAAATAATTGGGTTTTGAGAAATCTAAATACCGCCAAAAAACACGCGCGCATTCCCCATAAAACCACTATTAAGCACTAATGGATCTCCGTTTTCAAAAATCACTCCGTAGTAGAGAGCAAAAAATGAAATCATGGATTTAGAAAAAATCCGCTTAAGCTAACCCTTTTAAATTGGGTGCTTTTTTGTCCCCTTAGTGGGGGAAGCGCGTTAGTTCTTCTTAAAGAGTTGGTTTTTAAGTGAGCTGTTAAAAGGCTCGTTGGAGGAAAAGTTCTTTTTCTTGGGAGCGTGCTGATTTTTTGGCAAGTTATCTACAATTTCAGCGACACTGCGTTCTCTCACATTGCAAGACTTCTTCAAGTCTGAAGGGACAGAATTGGGGCTTTCTTGAATGTTAGCAATGAAGACTTCAAAGCCTTTCTCCCAAGCGGCTTCTAACACAGGCACAAAATCGGTATCCTTGCTGAACAGCAAAATACACCCTCCTTGTTTGGTGCAATACAGCTTGGTAATATCGTGCGCCAACAGCACATCAATTTGTTTTTGACGCAATTCTAAGTGCGGTATGAGAATTTCGGCTTCTAGGCCATTATAAACTTCTTTGTCTTCGAACTTATATACGAATTTGAACTTTACCCGTCCGACTCGTAATTTCACTTGATTTTGTTGGGCGATCGCATGGTTGAAAGATTGCATAATCCCTGATTTATTCACTCTTTCCTCATATTCTTTAGGATTCTTCTCTTTATACTTCTCAAGTTCTTCGTTTTTATTGCCCCTAATTCTAGGCTCGGCTTCTGTGAAAGGCTCAGATACATAAAAATAGATCCGCTTCAATTCCTCTTCAGGCTCTAGGAACGAACGGATTAGCGCTAAGAGTTGCTCGGGGTTGTTGAAATTAAAATTAGACTCTTTTAAACGCTCATCCGTTTCTTAGATTGCCTTCAAATCGGCGAGGAGATTTTCCCAATCCACAAAAATCGTGGTTTCAGTTTTTTTCCATGCTTTCTCCCAAAATATGAATTTTGCCATAAGGGTTGAGTATAGCATGGGGATTTAAACATGCCTTGTTTCTTAAAAAAATAAAAGTTCTGTTAAAGTTCTGTTCTCATCAAACAGACACTCAAAGCCTTATTTAACTTTCTTTAATTTTTTAAAAACTTTATAGTAAAACTTTCTTGAGAACATAGGGGGATATTTCGCATTTAATATTCTCATCAATCCTTTAATCCCCCTAACCTCCCAAGGATCGATTTTTCAAGGAGTTATCGCCCAACTTGCGTCAGGCTTTTTGTATTTTGATGGTAAAAAACGCTTTTAACCTTTTTTAAAATTTGACAACCAACGCCCCATTAAAGACAGAGCTAAAAATTCAGTTTAACAGATAGCAAGCCAGAAAAGAAGTTATTAAAACTTTGCCTTAAAAAAACGAACGCCAACGCCAAAAAGAGTTTAGAGTTTTAAAAAAGTCGGTGGTAAAACTAAAAAGGGATTAAAAAACTCTTTTTCAAGCCAATCCAATCCACTGAAAAAGTTTTACGCTAATTTTAAGAGAAGCGGTTAGAAAACGGATTCCAACCCCTAAAGAGCGTTTCACCCACCAGCATGATGGACAAAAAAGCCTTAAAAAAATTAATGGCGGACTTCTTTAATCCTTGCTGCCTTACCTCTCCTATCGCGCAAATAGTAGAGCTTCGCACGGCGTACCCTACCCAAGCGCAACACCTCAACGCTCGCCAAACTTTCGCTATAAAAAGGGAAAATTTTCTCCACGCCGATATTGTTAGCCCCTATTTTACGCACGCAAAAAGTCTTATCCACGCCATTGCCTCTAATCGCAATGCACACGCCTTCAAAATACTGGGTTCGTGTTTTTTCGCCTTCTTTAATGGTAATACCCAATCTCAAAGTATCGCCAGCTTTAAATGTTGGCATGCTCTTGTCTTTTAATTGAGCGTCTTCAAACTGCTGAATGTAGCGGTTTTTCATGTGTTTTCCTTAATGTCAATTTCATGATTTGTGCTGTTTGAATAAATCAAGGCGGTAAAATTTTGTCCTTAATTTTGACAAATCAAGTTTTAGTTGCCTGATTTTAGCATGATTTCCTTTAGAATATTCTAAAGGTGCAGGGATTTTATTGATTTCTTTGGATTTAAAAACAGCGTTAGCGAAATTAGGGGCTTCCAAATAATGGTTTTCAAAGCTCTCATTTTCTAAAGATTGGGCGTTACCCAAGACCCCTTGAATGTGGCGAGCGATACTATCTATCAAGCACAACGCCCCAAGCTCGCCCCCTGTTAAAATAAAATCGCCTATACAAAAAACCTCATCAGCACCCAATTCAATAGAGCGTTCATCAAAGCCCTCATAACGCCCGCACACCAAAACGACATGCTTTTTTTGAGCCAAACGCATCGCGTCTATTTGCTTGAAAGGCTTGCCTACCGCGCTTAAAAAAATCGTGTGTTTAGGGTTTTTAACAGAGTAGAGCGCGTTTTCTATCATCTCAGGGTCTAAAATTTGCCCCGCACCCCCACCAATGAGCGTGTGATCCG
Protein-coding regions in this window:
- the purU gene encoding formyltetrahydrofolate deformylase, which codes for MLEFILKIQARDAKGLVSAISTTIANKGYNIVKNDEFVDPLKQRFFMRLKIQKEMKPLNTEIKEQEERSLKTALFKALENFNELLIEVILTHKKNIILLATKESHCLGDLLLRVYGGELNAQILGVISNHEVLRPLVEKFDIPYFYAPCVDQILHEKEILATIKDLELQHKVSADLLVLAKYMRILSHDFTKRYENQILNIHHSFLPAFIGANPYQQAFERGVKVIGATAHFVNESLDAGPIILQDTLPINHNYSVEKMRLAGKDIEKLVLARALKLVLEDRVFVHENKTVVF
- the sppA gene encoding signal peptide peptidase SppA is translated as MWSFIQKIFKALVIAPLDFITKYFKSFVLLLIVLVFFSAKESAPSEPPNLAKLYLNGAIFSAEDFDKEVDKILKTPSIKGVLLLIDSPGGAVSASVELSEKIADLKQKMPVLAYARGVMASGSYYAGMQASEVYASKASLIGSIGVIFSSANVENLLNKVGVATQGVHAGEYKEIGTFTRAWKPNEKQFLQNLVNEQYQMFVNDVAKARKLNAKDYKDFAEGKVFSAQKALKLKLIDKISTIKQAQDRLMELSKVKKAYWLEKSPMERFIEKATQSVTSIITQAFGYQLLMR
- a CDS encoding toll/interleukin-1 receptor domain-containing protein; translation: MEAFVVDLDSSENQIMLKPSTPPFSNQAHQVSEVAKKIHELIKNAPYSNDDIVLNRNEIKEAFFNPFKPQLKNAQVFLSHSHADRNKALEVKDYLESKTKRKVFIDSLFWDYKDDVLNKLAKYDDISKIEDAFTLILRESLQDMIEKCPYFVFLQSKNSVSNQGLSRITYSAWIYEELKIAHSISAISESRLIPMMESMQVFHDISPFLKSFETITLKKLSQQINS
- a CDS encoding NYN domain-containing protein, translated to MRSFLEPEEELKRIYFYVSEPFTEAEPRIRGNKNEELEKYKEKNPKEYEERVNKSGIMQSFNHAIAQQNQVKLRVGRVKFKFVYKFEDKEVYNGLEAEILIPHLELRQKQIDVLLAHDITKLYCTKQGGCILLFSKDTDFVPVLEAAWEKGFEVFIANIQESPNSVPSDLKKSCNVRERSVAEIVDNLPKNQHAPKKKNFSSNEPFNSSLKNQLFKKN
- the rplS gene encoding 50S ribosomal protein L19 → MKNRYIQQFEDAQLKDKSMPTFKAGDTLRLGITIKEGEKTRTQYFEGVCIAIRGNGVDKTFCVRKIGANNIGVEKIFPFYSESLASVEVLRLGRVRRAKLYYLRDRRGKAARIKEVRH
- the trmD gene encoding tRNA (guanosine(37)-N1)-methyltransferase TrmD, whose protein sequence is MKFSVLTLFPQLVWPYFEDSILKRALEKNLFELEVLNLRDFSANKYQKADHTLIGGGAGQILDPEMIENALYSVKNPKHTIFLSAVGKPFKQIDAMRLAQKKHVVLVCGRYEGFDERSIELGADEVFCIGDFILTGGELGALCLIDSIARHIQGVLGNAQSLENESFENHYLEAPNFANAVFKSKEINKIPAPLEYSKGNHAKIRQLKLDLSKLRTKFYRLDLFKQHKS